CACAGGCACCCCCACGCTCTCTATCGCCACCAGCGCGAACACGGCGGCGTACCCGTAGTCGGCAAGCCAGCGCGACAGGTCGCTGTGGCTCAGAAAGGCGAACGTGGCCGAGCAGCAGAAGTGCAATCTCAACTCCCTTTCCCGCGGCTCGCGATGGGCACCCGTGCGGTGTCGGGCGCCTGACCATCAGTGACCGGGTGGGCCGCCGATCGGCACGAACGCGACGATCAGAACGGCGCCGCTCACGGTCCGGTTGGCGAAGGAGCGGACCCGTGATCAAGGTGGGGTGCAAGTGGGTAAAAAAAAAGAGTGACTGAATCGACCGCCTCACAAACACCCACGTCAGGCAACCTGCTCCTTGACATCGCGAACGCGTTCGTGGCGATCCACAAGGAGTTCTACGGCCGCGGTCCGACGAAGGCGCGCGCACACGTAGGGCGTGATCTTGTCGTGGTCCTCCTGCAGGGCGGCTACTCGCGCGCGGAGCAGACGCTCCACGCGCACGGCCGCGACGACGCGATCCACGAGAGCCGGCTGGCGATGCAGGCCACGATGGAGGACACCGCCGTCATCACCATCGAGCGCCTCACCGGCCGGAAGGTCTACTCGTTCATGAGCGCGAACGAGCCGAACCGCGAAATGCAGGCCGAGGTGTTCGTGCTCGAGCCCGAGGACAGCCCGGCCGAGCCGGAGCAGGCAGGCCTCGCGGCGCGCGCACAGGCGGCGCGCGATGAGAACCGCCAGGTGCGCGAGGACCTGAGGGCGCTGCGTGCCGAACAGGCGCAGAGCCGCGCGGCATTGCAGCAGAACCGCCGAACCGACTAGAGCGTCGAGGACGGTTCAAAGCCCGCATCGCGGGTAACCCGGGATCGCAATGCCTGAACCACCCCCCGCGACGATCTTCCTGCGCCCGATCGGATCGCCGTTGACTGTCGGCATGTCGGGTCTGGCAATCGCGTCGCTGGTGCTGAGCGGGCTCGACCTCGGGTGGATAGAGAAAACACAGGCCGTGCAGGTCGGGCTCGTGATGCTGGCGGTCCCATTCATCCTCCAGCTGGTGGCGTGTGTCTTCTCCTACCTGGCACGCGACGGCGCCGCAGGCGCCTGCCTCGGGGTGCTCTCCACCACCTGGCTCGCCATCGGGCTGATCCACATCGTCTCGCCCGGCTCCACGAGCGGCGCGCTCGGACTGCTGCTGCTGTCGGCGAGCGCCGTCCTGGCGATGTCGGCTGGCGCGATCTCGGTAGGGAAGCTGCTGCCTGCTGCCGTCTTCCTCTTGGCGGCAGTGCGCTTCGCACTCACTGGTATCTACGAGCTGTCGTCCAACGGCACATGGCAGGACGCTTCGGGCATCCTCGGGCTCGTGGTTTGCGGGCTCGCGGCCTATGCCGTCCTCGCCTTCGAGCTCGAGGGGCAGCAACGGAAGCCGGTGCTGCCAACGTTCCGCCGTGGACGCGGCGCGCTATCGGTCACCGGCGGCTGGAACGGCCAGCTCGACGGCATCGAGCACGAGGCCGGCGTGCGCCAGACGAGCTGAGCGCAAACTCGACCACCTGGCCCATATTTTCCGTGACATTGCCGGAAAATATGGTCCACGTCGCCTTAGCCCTTCTTCATCGCGCGTTCGATCTCCGCGCGGGTGAGCGCGCGCGCCGCGAGCGGCGACGGTTTCCGCCGAGATGAGCGCAATCCGTCGAGCAGGAGATCCAGGTAGCGGCGCCACGTGCCGGGCACCAGCGGGTCCGTGAGATCGATCGCGGCGCTGAGCATGTAGATGCACGCGCCGAGGTCACTGAGCTCCACGTCCTCGCGCAGGTCGCCCTCGGCGATCGCCCGCTTCACGAGCTCCGTGAGCTTCTTCGTGATCTGGTCGTGCGCGCGCTGGGCGTGCTCGGCGCCGCGCGAGCGCGACTTCATCAGCGCCCGCAGGCCGGCGTCGGCCGCCTGCATCTCGCCCACGCTCACGAGCCACATCACCAGGCCGTCCCACGCCCGCTTCTGCGCGGCCGCCTCCTCCGCCAGCGCCACCGTCTGGGCCATCGCATGCGCGAACACCGCGTCGATCAGCTGGTCCTTCTCGGGGAAGTGGCGGTAGGCGGTGGCCACTCCCACACCCGCGTGCCGTGCGATGTCGTCGAGCGAGATGTCGAGTCCGCGCTTCGAGAACAGCTCGCGCGCGGCCTCCACGATCTTTTCGTGGTTGCGCTGCGCGTCGCGCCGCAGCTTCGGAGTGGCTTCGGTCGCCTCCATGTTCGC
This Thermoleophilaceae bacterium DNA region includes the following protein-coding sequences:
- a CDS encoding helix-turn-helix domain-containing protein produces the protein MEATEATPKLRRDAQRNHEKIVEAARELFSKRGLDISLDDIARHAGVGVATAYRHFPEKDQLIDAVFAHAMAQTVALAEEAAAQKRAWDGLVMWLVSVGEMQAADAGLRALMKSRSRGAEHAQRAHDQITKKLTELVKRAIAEGDLREDVELSDLGACIYMLSAAIDLTDPLVPGTWRRYLDLLLDGLRSSRRKPSPLAARALTRAEIERAMKKG
- a CDS encoding Na-translocating system protein MpsC family protein, with protein sequence MTESTASQTPTSGNLLLDIANAFVAIHKEFYGRGPTKARAHVGRDLVVVLLQGGYSRAEQTLHAHGRDDAIHESRLAMQATMEDTAVITIERLTGRKVYSFMSANEPNREMQAEVFVLEPEDSPAEPEQAGLAARAQAARDENRQVREDLRALRAEQAQSRAALQQNRRTD